The Oryzias latipes chromosome 1, ASM223467v1 genome contains a region encoding:
- the LOC111948216 gene encoding uncharacterized protein LOC111948216 isoform X1 — MFIGPLEVTSCHIYYHNAQHLDLEIREIITVNQWKKMEEVCDSSAAASSTVQNQPQDQEHPWPYLREFFSLSGVNKDSFKMKCVLCLPLNKEISAFKSSPSNLRKHIERMHPNYLKNYSKLTAQKRKIGTSTHASSSKQLKVDSVFPVKHVSPVTVNKAILRYIIQGLHPFSTVDLPSFKELISTLQPGISVITRPTLRSKIAEAALIMKQKVTAAMSEVEWIATTTDCWTARRKSFIGVTAHWINPGSLERHSAALACKRLMGSHTFEVLASAMNDIHSEYEIRDKVVCTTTDSGSNFMKAFRVFGVENNDIETEARRCESDDTDSEGCGEGSDGVEFQDASRVLDQDDGFEFQLPKHQKCACHLLNLVSSVDAQKALSNEHYKKLYRSVFGKCQALWNKSSRSALAAEAVESESRLQLLRPNQTRWNSTFMAVDRILQICKEAGEGALRNICTSLEVPMFNPAEMLFLTEWANTMRPVAKVLDILQAETNTQLGWLLPSVHQLSLKLQRLHHSLRYCDPLVDALQQGIQTRFKHMFEDPEIIAAAILLPKFRTSWTNDETIIKRGMDYIRVHLEPLDHKKELANSSSDDEDFFASLKPTTHEASKELDGYLACVSDTRESLLTFPAICSLSIKTNTPLPASAACERLFSTAGLLFSPKRARLDTNNFENQLLLKLNLRFYNFE; from the exons ATGTTCATTGGTCCTTTGGAAGTGACGTCATGTCACATCTATTACCACAATGCACAGCACCTTGACCTGGAAATTAGGGAAATTATAACAGTCAATCAGTGGAAGAAAATGGAGGAAGTATGTGATTCATCAGCAGCTGCGAGCAGCACAGTCCAAAATCAGCCACAGGATCAAGAGCACCCGTGGCCGTATCTTCGCGAATTCTTTTCTTTAAGTGGTGTAAATAAAGATTCattcaagatgaaatgtgtcCTCTGTCTCCCgcttaataaagaaatatcgGCCTTCAAAAGTTCGCCATCAAACCTAAGGAAGCATATTGAG agaATGCACCCAAATTACCTCAAAAACTACTCTAAATTGACAGCACAGAAGAGAAAGATCGGGACCTCCACCCATGCTTCCAGCAGTAAGCAACTGAAAGTTGACTCAGTTTTCCCAGTCAAACATGTGTCTCCAGTCACTGTGAACAAAGCTATATTAAGGTACATCATTCAAGGACTTCATCCTTTCAGCACTGTTGATCTGCCATCATTTAAAGAGCTGATTAGTACACTGCAGCCTGGCATTTCTGTCATTACAAGGCCTACTTTACGCTCCAAGATAGCTGAAGCTGCTCTGATCATGAAACAGAAAGTGACTGCTGCCATGAGTGAAGTTGAATGGATTGCAACCACAACGGATTGTTGGACTGCACGTAGAAAGTCATTCATTGGTGTAACTGCTCACTGGATCAACCCTGGAAGTCTTGAAAGACATTCCGCTGCACTTGCCTGCAAAAGATTAATGGGCTCTCATACTTTTGAGGTACTGGCCAGTGCCATGAATGATATCCACTCAGAGTATGAAATACGTGACAAGGTTGTTTGCACAACCACAGACAGTGGTTCCAACTTTatgaaggctttcagagtttTTGGTGTGGAAAACAATGATATCGAGACTGAGGCAAGAAGGTGTGAAAGTGATGACACTGATTCTGAAGGCTGTGGTGAGGGAAGTGATGGTGTGGAATTCCAAGATGCCTCACGAGTCCTGGACCAAGACGATGGCTTCGAATTCCAGCTACCAAAACATCAAAAGTGTGCCTGTCACTTACTTAACCTAGTCTCAAgcgttgatgcccaaaaagctCTCTCAAATGAACACTACAAGAAACTCTACAGATCTGTCTTTGGCAAATGCCAAGCTTTATGGAATAAAAGCAGCCGATCGGCTCTAGCAGCTGAAGCTGTTGAATCAGAAAGCCGGCTTCAGCTTTTAAGGCCAAACCAAACGCGGTGGAATTCAACTTTTATGGCTGTTGACAGAATTCTTCAAATTTGCAAAGAAGCAGGAGAAGGCGCACTTCGGAATATATGCACCTCTCTTGAGGTTCCAAT GTTTAATCCAGCAGAAATGCTGTTCTTGACAGAGTGGGCCAACACAATGCGTCCAGTTGCAAAAGTACTCGACATCTTGCAAGCGGAAACGAATACACAGCTGGGGTGGCTGCTGCCTAGTGTCCATCAGTTAAGCTTGAAACTTCAGCGACTCCACCATTCTCTCAGGTACTGTGACCCACTTGTGGATGCCCTACAACAAGGAATCCAAACACGATTCAAGCATATGTTTGAAGATCCTGAGATCATAGCAGCTGCCATCCTTCTCCCTAAATTTCGGACCTCTTGGACAAATGATGAAACCATCATAAAACGAG GCATGGACTACATCAGAGTGCATCTGGAGCCTTTGGACCACAAGAAGGAATTGGCCAACAGTTCATCTGATGATGAAGATTTTTTCGCTTCTTTGAAACCGACAACACATGAAGCCAGCAAAGAGTTGGATGGATATCTGGCCTGTGTTTCAGACACCAGGGAGTCTCTGCTCACGTTTCCTGCTATTTGCAGCCTCTCTATCAAGACTAATACACCTCTTCCCGCATCGGCTGCCTGTGAGAGGCTTTTCAGCACTGCAGGATTGCTTTTCAGCCCCAAAAGAGCTAGGCTTGACACTAACAATTTTGAGAATCAGCTTCTACTGAAGTTAAATCTGAGGTTTTACAACTTTGAGTAG
- the LOC111948216 gene encoding uncharacterized protein LOC111948216 isoform X3, whose translation MFIGPLEVTSCHIYYHNAQHLDLEIREIITVNQWKKMEEVCDSSAAASSTVQNQPQDQEHPWPYLREFFSLSGVNKDSFKMKCVLCLPLNKEISAFKSSPSNLRKHIERMHPNYLKNYSKLTAQKRKIGTSTHASSSKQLKVDSVFPVKHVSPVTVNKAILRYIIQGLHPFSTVDLPSFKELISTLQPGISVITRPTLRSKIAEAALIMKQKVTAAMSEVEWIATTTDCWTARRKSFIGVTAHWINPGSLERHSAALACKRLMGSHTFEVLASAMNDIHSEYEIRDKVVCTTTDSGSNFMKAFRVFGVENNDIETEARRCESDDTDSEGCGEGSDGVEFQDASRVLDQDDGFEFQLPKHQKCACHLLNLVSSVDAQKALSNEHYKKLYRSVFGKCQALWNKSSRSALAAEAVESESRLQLLRPNQTRWNSTFMAVDRILQICKEAGEGALRNICTSLEVPMFNPAEMLFLTEWANTMRPVAKVLDILQAETNTQLGWLLPSVHQLSLKLQRLHHSLRHGLHQSASGAFGPQEGIGQQFI comes from the exons ATGTTCATTGGTCCTTTGGAAGTGACGTCATGTCACATCTATTACCACAATGCACAGCACCTTGACCTGGAAATTAGGGAAATTATAACAGTCAATCAGTGGAAGAAAATGGAGGAAGTATGTGATTCATCAGCAGCTGCGAGCAGCACAGTCCAAAATCAGCCACAGGATCAAGAGCACCCGTGGCCGTATCTTCGCGAATTCTTTTCTTTAAGTGGTGTAAATAAAGATTCattcaagatgaaatgtgtcCTCTGTCTCCCgcttaataaagaaatatcgGCCTTCAAAAGTTCGCCATCAAACCTAAGGAAGCATATTGAG agaATGCACCCAAATTACCTCAAAAACTACTCTAAATTGACAGCACAGAAGAGAAAGATCGGGACCTCCACCCATGCTTCCAGCAGTAAGCAACTGAAAGTTGACTCAGTTTTCCCAGTCAAACATGTGTCTCCAGTCACTGTGAACAAAGCTATATTAAGGTACATCATTCAAGGACTTCATCCTTTCAGCACTGTTGATCTGCCATCATTTAAAGAGCTGATTAGTACACTGCAGCCTGGCATTTCTGTCATTACAAGGCCTACTTTACGCTCCAAGATAGCTGAAGCTGCTCTGATCATGAAACAGAAAGTGACTGCTGCCATGAGTGAAGTTGAATGGATTGCAACCACAACGGATTGTTGGACTGCACGTAGAAAGTCATTCATTGGTGTAACTGCTCACTGGATCAACCCTGGAAGTCTTGAAAGACATTCCGCTGCACTTGCCTGCAAAAGATTAATGGGCTCTCATACTTTTGAGGTACTGGCCAGTGCCATGAATGATATCCACTCAGAGTATGAAATACGTGACAAGGTTGTTTGCACAACCACAGACAGTGGTTCCAACTTTatgaaggctttcagagtttTTGGTGTGGAAAACAATGATATCGAGACTGAGGCAAGAAGGTGTGAAAGTGATGACACTGATTCTGAAGGCTGTGGTGAGGGAAGTGATGGTGTGGAATTCCAAGATGCCTCACGAGTCCTGGACCAAGACGATGGCTTCGAATTCCAGCTACCAAAACATCAAAAGTGTGCCTGTCACTTACTTAACCTAGTCTCAAgcgttgatgcccaaaaagctCTCTCAAATGAACACTACAAGAAACTCTACAGATCTGTCTTTGGCAAATGCCAAGCTTTATGGAATAAAAGCAGCCGATCGGCTCTAGCAGCTGAAGCTGTTGAATCAGAAAGCCGGCTTCAGCTTTTAAGGCCAAACCAAACGCGGTGGAATTCAACTTTTATGGCTGTTGACAGAATTCTTCAAATTTGCAAAGAAGCAGGAGAAGGCGCACTTCGGAATATATGCACCTCTCTTGAGGTTCCAAT GTTTAATCCAGCAGAAATGCTGTTCTTGACAGAGTGGGCCAACACAATGCGTCCAGTTGCAAAAGTACTCGACATCTTGCAAGCGGAAACGAATACACAGCTGGGGTGGCTGCTGCCTAGTGTCCATCAGTTAAGCTTGAAACTTCAGCGACTCCACCATTCTCTCAG GCATGGACTACATCAGAGTGCATCTGGAGCCTTTGGACCACAAGAAGGAATTGGCCAACAGTTCATCTGA
- the LOC111948216 gene encoding uncharacterized protein LOC111948216 isoform X2, which produces MHPNYLKNYSKLTAQKRKIGTSTHASSSKQLKVDSVFPVKHVSPVTVNKAILRYIIQGLHPFSTVDLPSFKELISTLQPGISVITRPTLRSKIAEAALIMKQKVTAAMSEVEWIATTTDCWTARRKSFIGVTAHWINPGSLERHSAALACKRLMGSHTFEVLASAMNDIHSEYEIRDKVVCTTTDSGSNFMKAFRVFGVENNDIETEARRCESDDTDSEGCGEGSDGVEFQDASRVLDQDDGFEFQLPKHQKCACHLLNLVSSVDAQKALSNEHYKKLYRSVFGKCQALWNKSSRSALAAEAVESESRLQLLRPNQTRWNSTFMAVDRILQICKEAGEGALRNICTSLEVPMFNPAEMLFLTEWANTMRPVAKVLDILQAETNTQLGWLLPSVHQLSLKLQRLHHSLRYCDPLVDALQQGIQTRFKHMFEDPEIIAAAILLPKFRTSWTNDETIIKRGMDYIRVHLEPLDHKKELANSSSDDEDFFASLKPTTHEASKELDGYLACVSDTRESLLTFPAICSLSIKTNTPLPASAACERLFSTAGLLFSPKRARLDTNNFENQLLLKLNLRFYNFE; this is translated from the exons ATGCACCCAAATTACCTCAAAAACTACTCTAAATTGACAGCACAGAAGAGAAAGATCGGGACCTCCACCCATGCTTCCAGCAGTAAGCAACTGAAAGTTGACTCAGTTTTCCCAGTCAAACATGTGTCTCCAGTCACTGTGAACAAAGCTATATTAAGGTACATCATTCAAGGACTTCATCCTTTCAGCACTGTTGATCTGCCATCATTTAAAGAGCTGATTAGTACACTGCAGCCTGGCATTTCTGTCATTACAAGGCCTACTTTACGCTCCAAGATAGCTGAAGCTGCTCTGATCATGAAACAGAAAGTGACTGCTGCCATGAGTGAAGTTGAATGGATTGCAACCACAACGGATTGTTGGACTGCACGTAGAAAGTCATTCATTGGTGTAACTGCTCACTGGATCAACCCTGGAAGTCTTGAAAGACATTCCGCTGCACTTGCCTGCAAAAGATTAATGGGCTCTCATACTTTTGAGGTACTGGCCAGTGCCATGAATGATATCCACTCAGAGTATGAAATACGTGACAAGGTTGTTTGCACAACCACAGACAGTGGTTCCAACTTTatgaaggctttcagagtttTTGGTGTGGAAAACAATGATATCGAGACTGAGGCAAGAAGGTGTGAAAGTGATGACACTGATTCTGAAGGCTGTGGTGAGGGAAGTGATGGTGTGGAATTCCAAGATGCCTCACGAGTCCTGGACCAAGACGATGGCTTCGAATTCCAGCTACCAAAACATCAAAAGTGTGCCTGTCACTTACTTAACCTAGTCTCAAgcgttgatgcccaaaaagctCTCTCAAATGAACACTACAAGAAACTCTACAGATCTGTCTTTGGCAAATGCCAAGCTTTATGGAATAAAAGCAGCCGATCGGCTCTAGCAGCTGAAGCTGTTGAATCAGAAAGCCGGCTTCAGCTTTTAAGGCCAAACCAAACGCGGTGGAATTCAACTTTTATGGCTGTTGACAGAATTCTTCAAATTTGCAAAGAAGCAGGAGAAGGCGCACTTCGGAATATATGCACCTCTCTTGAGGTTCCAAT GTTTAATCCAGCAGAAATGCTGTTCTTGACAGAGTGGGCCAACACAATGCGTCCAGTTGCAAAAGTACTCGACATCTTGCAAGCGGAAACGAATACACAGCTGGGGTGGCTGCTGCCTAGTGTCCATCAGTTAAGCTTGAAACTTCAGCGACTCCACCATTCTCTCAGGTACTGTGACCCACTTGTGGATGCCCTACAACAAGGAATCCAAACACGATTCAAGCATATGTTTGAAGATCCTGAGATCATAGCAGCTGCCATCCTTCTCCCTAAATTTCGGACCTCTTGGACAAATGATGAAACCATCATAAAACGAG GCATGGACTACATCAGAGTGCATCTGGAGCCTTTGGACCACAAGAAGGAATTGGCCAACAGTTCATCTGATGATGAAGATTTTTTCGCTTCTTTGAAACCGACAACACATGAAGCCAGCAAAGAGTTGGATGGATATCTGGCCTGTGTTTCAGACACCAGGGAGTCTCTGCTCACGTTTCCTGCTATTTGCAGCCTCTCTATCAAGACTAATACACCTCTTCCCGCATCGGCTGCCTGTGAGAGGCTTTTCAGCACTGCAGGATTGCTTTTCAGCCCCAAAAGAGCTAGGCTTGACACTAACAATTTTGAGAATCAGCTTCTACTGAAGTTAAATCTGAGGTTTTACAACTTTGAGTAG